One stretch of Manis pentadactyla isolate mManPen7 chromosome 10, mManPen7.hap1, whole genome shotgun sequence DNA includes these proteins:
- the LOC130685131 gene encoding olfactory receptor 6C75-like → MRNYTTVTDFILLGLTNDPQWQVVLFIFLLVTYMLSVTGNLIIITLTLSDAHLQTPMYFFLRNFSFLEISFTSVCIPRFLVTITTGDRTISFSGCVAQLFFFILLGVTEFYLLAAMSYDRYVAICKPLRYRTIMSSRVCLLLVFSSWLAGFLIIFPPIVLLLQLDFCASNVIDHFICDSSPILQLSCTNTRFLELMAFFLAVVTLMVTLTLIILSYTYIVWTVLRIPSSSQRKKAFSTCSSHMIVVSLSYGSCIFMYIKPSARERVTLSKGVAVLNTSVAPLLNPFIYTLRNQQVKLAFKNMVQRMTFPSNK, encoded by the coding sequence ATGAGAAATTACACAACAGTAacagattttattcttcttggacTGACAAATGACCCACAGTGGCAGGTTGTacttttcatatttcttcttGTTACCTACATGCTAAGTGTGACTGGGAACCTGATCATTATCACCCTCACCCTTTCTGATGCCCATCTGCAGACTCCAATGTATTTCTTCCTTCGAAACTTCTCATTCCTAGAAATATCGTTCACATCTGTCTGCATTCCCAGATTCCTTGTCACTATCACAACAGGAGACAGAACCATTTCCTTTAGCGGTTGTGTGGCTCagctgtttttcttcattttattgggGGTGACAGAATTTTACCTTCTAgctgccatgtcctatgaccgttatgtggccatctgcaaacctcTGCGTTACAGGACCATCATGAGCAGCAGAGTCTGTCTTCTTCTTGTCTTTAGTTCATGGCTTGCAGGATTCCTGATCATCTTTCCTCCAATAGTCCTGCTGCTGCAGTTGGATTTTTGTGCCTCCAATGTAATCGATCACTTTATCTGTGACTCTTCTCCAATTCTGCAGCTTTCTTGCACAAACACTCGCTTTCTAGAACTCATGGCATTTTTTTTAGCTGTGGTGACACTTATGGTCACATTAACACTAATAATTCTCTCTTACACATATATTGTCTGGACAGTTCTGAGAATTCCTTCCTCGAGTCAAAGGAAAAAAGCCTTTTCCACTTGTTCCTCCCACATGATAGTCGTCTCCCTCTCTTACGGCAGCTGCATCTTCATGTACATTAAGCCTTCAGCAAGGGAAAGAGTGACTTTAAGCAAAGGAGTAGCTGTGCTCAATACCTCAGTGGCTCCTCTCTTAAATCCTTTCATATATACACTGAGAAATCAGCAAGTGAAGCTAGCCTTTAAGAACATGGTCCAGAGAATGACCTTTCCTTCAAATAAATGA